In Thermoanaerobaculia bacterium, the genomic window GTCGAGGTCGATCTCGTCGCCGCGGGCGAGCCGGACCGGCGAGAGACCGGAGGCCTCCGGCAGCCGCCGGAACAGGGCGCGCGGCGTGACGAGCAGCGCCCGCAGGCGGCCCGCGAGGGCATCGGCGAGCGCCGTGACCTCCTGGGCGCGCACCGTCAACGAGGCCTCGGCCTCCTGATAGGGCGAGAGCGAAGGCGTCGCGAAGTAGCCGCCGACCCCCTCCCCCGCGACCAGGCGAAGGCTCTCGAGCCAGGCGAAGGCGTCCGACTCGTGCGGCACGACGACCACGACCGGCCGTCCGACCTGTTCGGCGATGAGGTCGAAGACCCAGGCGGCGGCCGCCGGCGGCAGACGCGTGGCGCGCCCACGCCCGGCGGCGAGGTGGGAAGCGAACGAGGTGAAGAGCGGGTGTTCGGCGATCCGCAGGGAGAGTTCCCCCCACGGCGCGGGACGCATCATGCCCCTGAGTCTATCGAAGCTCCGGCCCTGCCCGCCGGTCCCGGCCGGAGCGCGATCTCCCCGACCCGACGGGTGGTCTGGGCTCCGGAAAGCCTGTGGTAGGTTGCCTTCGTGCTCCGAAACGGCTCCCCCAAAGGCTCGGGCGGGGTCACTTCCCGGGGCGAGCCGGCTCGATCGCGGGCACTCCCCTCGACCGCCGGTTCCTGCAGGGCAGCGACAGACCGATCTACCGACCGCCGCTCCCGGTTCTCCGGCCGCCGGCGTGACTTGCCGGAGGGTTCATGAGTTTCGTCACCGCGCTCACCGTTTTCGTCCTCGCCATCTATGTCGGGGTCGAGGTCATCAACAGAGTACCGCCGACGCTCCACACACCTCTGATGTCGGGTTCGAACGCCATCTCGGGTATCACCGTCGTCGGCGCGCTGATCCTCGCCGGCCAGCCCGACGTGCCCGAGCTGGTCCACATCCTCGCCGGCGTCGCCGTCGCCTTCGCCATGATCAACGTCGTCGGCGGTTTCGTGGTCACCCACCGCATGCTCGGCATGTTCCAGAAGAAGCGCTGAGGTCGCCGCCATGCAAATTCAAGATCTCCGCGACCTCGCCTATCTCGTCGCCGCCGTCCTGTTCATCATCGACTTGAAGTGGATGGCGCATCCCAAGACCGCGGTGCGCGGCAACTACGTCGGCGCGCTCGGCATGGCGATCGCCATCGGCGCGACCGTGCTCGGCCAGGAGATGACCTGGACGTACATCCTGATCGGCGCCGGCGTCGGCTCTCTCATCGGCTGGCTGATGGCGACCAAGGTCAAGATGACCTCGATGCCCGAGATGGTCGGCATCCTGAACGGCTTCGGCGGCGGCGCCTCGGTGCTGGTCGGGGCCGCAGCCCTCATCGGAGCGCAGCAGGCGCTCGCCACGGGCACCGGCATGGGATTGCAGGAGGAGATCGCCACGGTGTTCTCCGCCCTCATCGGCTCGGTCACCTTCTACGGCAGCTATGTCGCCTTCGGCAAGCTCGCCGAGTTCCTGGCCGTCAAGTGGAAGCTCAAGGGGTGGCAGACGGCAGTCAAATACGGCTTCGCGGCCGTGACCGCCCTCATCGGCATCGTCTACGGCGTCCGGGTGGGCGTCATGAGCCCCACCGCCAGCGACCGTGACAAGTTGATCGGCTGGCTCACCGCCGCGACCTTCGTGCTCATCGGCTGGCTGCTGACGATCAAGAAGGACCGCTTCCCGGGGATGGACGTCTGCAAGTGGCTCGCCGCCGCGGCGAGCCTCGGGCTCGGCGTGATGCTCGTCCTCGACCCGTCGAACATCCCGCTCTACTGGCTGCTCGCCGCCGTCTCGGGCCTGCTCGGCGTGCTGCTCACGATCTCGATCGGCGGCGCCGACATGCCGGTCGCGATCGCGCTCTTGAACTCCTACTCCGGCCTCGCCGGCGCCGCGACCGGTTTCGTCATCGGCAACTCGGT contains:
- a CDS encoding NAD(P)(+) transhydrogenase (Re/Si-specific) subunit beta translates to MQIQDLRDLAYLVAAVLFIIDLKWMAHPKTAVRGNYVGALGMAIAIGATVLGQEMTWTYILIGAGVGSLIGWLMATKVKMTSMPEMVGILNGFGGGASVLVGAAALIGAQQALATGTGMGLQEEIATVFSALIGSVTFYGSYVAFGKLAEFLAVKWKLKGWQTAVKYGFAAVTALIGIVYGVRVGVMSPTASDRDKLIGWLTAATFVLIGWLLTIKKDRFPGMDVCKWLAAAASLGLGVMLVLDPSNIPLYWLLAAVSGLLGVLLTISIGGADMPVAIALLNSYSGLAGAATGFVIGNSVLIVAGSLVGASGIVLTQIMCKAMNRSMANVLFGTMGPTAETPDADEVYKTVKATSAEEIAIMLDGAQHVVIIPGYGMAVAQAQHTVRQLAGLLEEKGTKVEYAIHPVAGRMPGHMNVLLAEANIEYEKLREMDEINGEMDQVDVAIVVGANDVVNPVAETDPKSPIAGMPIIQAHKAKTVIVIKRSLSPGFAGIPNPLFAADNCLMYFNDGKKAIQDIITAVKEAS
- a CDS encoding NAD(P) transhydrogenase subunit alpha — its product is MSFVTALTVFVLAIYVGVEVINRVPPTLHTPLMSGSNAISGITVVGALILAGQPDVPELVHILAGVAVAFAMINVVGGFVVTHRMLGMFQKKR